The Primulina tabacum isolate GXHZ01 chromosome 1, ASM2559414v2, whole genome shotgun sequence genome contains the following window.
ACTCGCACAATTTCTATAATCTTTTTTGTTGTTGAGAACATTCGGGACGTTGATGAGTATGCTTGCATGGCTATAGTACCTAATCGACTGCACATTCAACAAGAATGCCACCAAAAAACACACCAATATCGAgaaaaactttatagaaaaCCCAAGTTCGCTCCGGTCACCGTAAATCACCTTCATAGGGCGGTTGTCGCCACCGCTGCCAGTCATCAGGACGGCTATCAGGGAGCTGAGCATTATCGCCGTCGATGCTAAAAGGGTTGATGCCATTATGTTGTTTCGAAGAGTTTGCACCGATAGAATCCCATTCTTGGATGGATCCTGAGGATAATAAAGAAAGATTTTTTAGTTTTTACTATATTTGaacttaaattatattttatttcaagaagTCCACTCTAAAACGTAGGTGTACAAATCGAATTAACCGAATCGTAATATAAGAAAACGAAATTGAATCAACATGCTatgaatttaaaaacaaaacaaaaaacaaaaccaaaatCAAACCGATCATTCTGATTGCAAACTAGTAAATATGAAAGAAAAGAAATACACGACTCAGTCCACATAAACGACACATAATGCTTTGATTTGAGTTTTATTTTATCCATccgatattgatttatgttaatCCAAACAATTTTAACAGTAGATTAGTGGAATATATCCATTAAAAAATCTAGATTTCCCAAACAAAAAAGGCGGTGGTTAGTTGTGTGAATGGGTCAAAGTGGCCAGCCATGTGTGTTTACTATTTTCTATATCAAACGCAAAAAACACGCAGTAATTCTGCTAATTGCATGCAGATAAAAACTGTGTTTTTCTTGGCATATAAAATGGGAAACAAAAGACAAGGATTTTAAGACTAACCAACCTCCATCATTGCTCGAACCCAGAGACGGCGGTTGATGGCGTTGATGCCAACGACGGTGGTGGCGGGACGGGTTATTATCTGGCGGAGCAACCAGATGTGATAAG
Protein-coding sequences here:
- the LOC142517872 gene encoding uncharacterized protein LOC142517872, translated to MEEQILDYVLVPLGLTLMVAYHIWLLRQIITRPATTVVGINAINRRLWVRAMMEDPSKNGILSVQTLRNNIMASTLLASTAIMLSSLIAVLMTGSGGDNRPMKVIYGDRSELGFSIKFFSILVCFLVAFLLNVQSIRYYSHASILINVPNVLNNKKDYRNCASAEYVGRIVNRGSYFWSLGLRAFYFSFPLFLWIFGPIPMFLCCVVLVFLLYFLDVTFDFGCVISQDQENVCMDEEASTVSV